One part of the Pandoraea faecigallinarum genome encodes these proteins:
- a CDS encoding Lrp/AsnC family transcriptional regulator produces MELLDNFARQILRLLQIDSRRSAQELSENVGLSATPCWRRIKDMEQSGVIQRYTVLLDREKLGLHVCALAHVQLTRHTEGGTEQFEREIRSCPEVTECYSTTGEADYILKIVAPDIKAYDAFLHEHIFRLPAVSNVKTSVVLREIKFDTSLPI; encoded by the coding sequence ATGGAATTACTCGATAACTTCGCGCGTCAGATTTTGCGTTTGTTACAGATCGATTCACGCCGCTCGGCGCAGGAACTGTCCGAAAACGTTGGCCTCTCGGCCACACCGTGCTGGCGCCGGATCAAGGACATGGAGCAAAGCGGCGTGATCCAGCGCTACACGGTGCTGCTCGACCGCGAAAAGCTCGGGCTGCATGTGTGTGCGCTGGCCCACGTGCAACTCACGCGGCACACGGAGGGGGGCACCGAGCAGTTCGAGCGGGAAATTCGCTCGTGCCCCGAAGTGACCGAGTGTTACAGCACCACCGGCGAGGCGGATTACATCCTCAAGATCGTGGCCCCGGACATCAAGGCCTACGACGCGTTTCTGCACGAACACATCTTCCGCCTGCCCGCGGTTTCCAACGTCAAGACGAGCGTGGTGCTGCGAGAGATCAAGTTCGATACGAGCCTGCCGATCTGA
- a CDS encoding metal-dependent hydrolase family protein, whose amino-acid sequence MSSPSPTPVTVLRGGNVLDTAAGRLLERHDVAIAGNRITAVSATPLDIANAIVIDVTGKTVMPGMIDCHVHVLASHPNLGTNASQPNVLTVLKSLPIMQGMLNRGFTTVRDAGGADWALQQAIEQGVIPGPRIFPSGKALSQTGGHGDFRPRSDTLEPCSCAFRAGAIGRVVDGVDPIRLAVREEIQKGATQIKLMASGGVASPVDPIANTQYSEDEIRAAVAEAEAAQTYVMAHAYTPKAIARAVRCGVRTIEHGNLCDAETAKLMAEKGAYVVPTLVTYDALAKDGASLGLPPESVAKVESVQRAGRESLSIYRDAGVKMGFGSDLLGDMHKYQSDELTIRAEVLGAADTLRSATVIGAEILNRAGELGVIAAGALADVLVVDGNPLESIDVLTGQGEAIRWVFKDGKVAKQP is encoded by the coding sequence ATGTCCTCCCCGTCTCCCACGCCGGTTACCGTGCTTCGCGGCGGCAACGTGCTCGATACGGCCGCCGGCCGTCTGCTCGAACGCCACGATGTGGCGATCGCAGGCAATCGCATTACGGCGGTGAGCGCCACGCCGCTCGACATCGCAAACGCCATCGTGATCGACGTCACCGGCAAGACCGTCATGCCGGGCATGATCGACTGCCACGTGCACGTGCTTGCCTCGCATCCGAATCTCGGCACGAACGCCAGCCAGCCGAACGTGCTGACGGTGCTCAAATCGCTGCCGATCATGCAGGGCATGCTCAACCGCGGCTTCACGACGGTGCGCGACGCCGGCGGCGCCGACTGGGCGCTGCAACAGGCCATCGAACAGGGCGTGATTCCCGGTCCGCGCATTTTCCCCTCGGGCAAAGCCCTCTCGCAGACCGGTGGTCACGGCGACTTCCGTCCGCGCAGCGATACGCTGGAGCCGTGCTCGTGCGCGTTCCGTGCGGGCGCCATCGGACGCGTGGTCGACGGTGTCGACCCGATCCGGCTCGCCGTGCGCGAAGAGATCCAGAAGGGCGCGACGCAGATCAAGCTGATGGCCTCGGGCGGCGTGGCTTCGCCAGTCGATCCCATCGCCAACACGCAGTACTCGGAAGACGAAATCCGCGCGGCCGTCGCGGAAGCGGAAGCCGCGCAGACGTATGTCATGGCACACGCCTACACGCCGAAGGCGATTGCGCGCGCCGTGCGCTGCGGTGTGCGCACCATCGAACACGGCAACCTGTGCGACGCCGAAACGGCGAAGCTCATGGCCGAGAAAGGCGCGTATGTCGTGCCCACGCTGGTCACATACGACGCACTGGCCAAGGACGGCGCCTCGCTCGGCCTGCCGCCGGAGTCCGTCGCCAAGGTGGAAAGCGTGCAACGCGCGGGACGCGAGTCGCTGTCGATCTATCGCGACGCGGGCGTGAAAATGGGCTTCGGCTCGGACCTGCTCGGCGACATGCACAAGTATCAGTCCGACGAACTCACGATTCGCGCCGAAGTGCTCGGTGCGGCCGACACGCTGCGCTCGGCAACGGTGATCGGCGCCGAGATTCTGAATCGAGCCGGCGAGCTGGGCGTCATCGCCGCCGGCGCACTGGCCGACGTGCTCGTGGTCGACGGCAACCCGCTCGAATCGATCGACGTGCTCACCGGTCAGGGCGAAGCCATCCGCTGGGTCTTCAAGGACGGCAAGGTCGCGAAGCAGCCGTAA
- a CDS encoding TonB-dependent hemoglobin/transferrin/lactoferrin family receptor: MHPLAGAVLAAFWLPAAFAQPASAEGALQLAEANLREVNVTATRTPTSSERTPASISVITDQDLEEQQAQDIKEALRYEPGVTVRRAPYRPASAAAGGGRDGNSSINIRGLEGNRVALFEDGIRLPSSYAFGPLEAGRGDYMSMDLLRRIEILRGPASSLYGSDGLTGVVNFLTKDPQDLLDVFGKSTYFSLRPYYNSMDRSFGTTAQAAWGGEQWQGMLIVDGNKGHELDGKGTNNTASTARTTANPQDTNGDSVLGKLVFKATPFSTFKLTAENVRRRTDSDVLSAVSPPTTLGLHTSDRLERNRVSLDYDFNDASQSYIQNAHALLYFQDAKNSQYSYEKRTAGDRTRDNTYKERTVGGSLQAESHFETGPLAHKLVYGTDASLAYVTSYRNGTVPGVGESFPNKAFPDTDYTLFGAYLQDEVRYGALTVTPGIRYDAYWLSPKKNDPLYVSQTASGALVQPTASNDSAFSPRLAIMYEIAPSLIPYVQYARGFRTPTPDQVNNGFSNPVYGYMSIANPSLKPETSDTLELGLRGRLATTLGPVTYSTAVFAGKYRNFISQQNISGSGRPNDPLIFQYVNFSRASIQGWEGRATWALKGGVTLRTAMAYTHGTTEDDGAPSQPLNTINPFSMVVGVRYEPNSTWFAQADLMFQAAKSQSQIAKSCTAGTQQNQSCWAPPSSIVLDLSGGYHINKNATIYAGIYNVFDRKYWNWSDVRNLAENSTVKDAYSAPGRSAAVSLKLQY; this comes from the coding sequence TTGCATCCGCTCGCGGGCGCAGTATTGGCGGCGTTCTGGCTGCCCGCCGCGTTCGCGCAACCGGCATCGGCCGAAGGTGCGTTACAGCTTGCCGAAGCCAATCTGCGCGAAGTGAACGTGACAGCCACGCGCACGCCGACGTCGAGCGAACGGACGCCGGCGTCCATCTCGGTCATCACCGATCAGGATCTCGAAGAGCAGCAGGCTCAGGACATCAAGGAAGCGCTGCGTTATGAACCGGGCGTGACCGTGCGCCGCGCGCCGTATCGTCCGGCTTCGGCCGCGGCAGGTGGCGGTCGCGACGGCAATTCCAGCATCAATATCCGCGGACTCGAAGGCAACCGCGTCGCGTTGTTCGAAGACGGCATCCGCCTGCCGTCCTCGTACGCCTTCGGCCCGCTCGAAGCCGGTCGTGGCGATTACATGAGCATGGACCTGCTGCGCCGCATCGAAATTCTGCGCGGTCCGGCCTCGTCGCTCTACGGCAGCGACGGTCTCACCGGTGTCGTCAACTTCCTCACCAAAGATCCGCAGGACTTGCTCGACGTGTTCGGCAAGTCGACTTACTTCTCGCTGCGTCCGTACTACAACTCGATGGACCGAAGCTTCGGCACGACTGCGCAGGCCGCGTGGGGTGGCGAGCAATGGCAGGGCATGTTGATCGTCGACGGCAACAAGGGTCACGAACTCGACGGCAAGGGCACCAACAATACCGCCAGCACGGCACGTACGACGGCGAACCCGCAGGACACCAACGGCGATTCGGTACTCGGCAAGCTCGTGTTCAAGGCCACGCCGTTCTCGACGTTCAAGCTCACTGCCGAGAACGTGCGGCGGCGCACCGATTCGGACGTCCTGTCCGCCGTCAGCCCGCCAACCACGCTGGGCCTGCATACCAGCGACCGGCTCGAACGCAATCGCGTGAGCCTCGACTACGACTTCAACGATGCGTCGCAGTCGTACATCCAGAACGCTCACGCCCTGCTGTATTTCCAGGACGCGAAGAACAGCCAGTACTCCTACGAAAAACGCACGGCGGGCGACCGTACGCGCGACAACACGTACAAGGAGCGCACCGTGGGCGGCTCATTGCAGGCCGAAAGCCACTTCGAGACCGGCCCGCTCGCCCACAAGCTCGTGTACGGCACCGACGCGAGCCTCGCCTACGTGACGAGCTACCGCAACGGTACGGTGCCGGGCGTGGGCGAGTCGTTCCCGAACAAGGCGTTCCCGGACACCGACTACACGCTCTTCGGCGCGTATTTGCAGGACGAAGTCCGCTATGGCGCGCTGACCGTCACGCCGGGCATTCGTTACGACGCCTATTGGCTCTCGCCGAAGAAGAACGATCCGCTGTATGTCTCCCAGACGGCCTCGGGCGCGCTCGTGCAACCGACGGCGTCGAACGATTCCGCCTTCTCGCCGCGTCTAGCGATCATGTACGAGATCGCGCCATCGCTGATACCGTACGTGCAGTACGCACGCGGCTTCCGCACGCCCACGCCCGACCAGGTCAACAACGGCTTCTCCAACCCGGTCTACGGCTACATGTCGATCGCGAACCCGAGCCTCAAGCCGGAGACCAGCGACACACTGGAGTTGGGGCTGCGCGGACGTCTCGCGACCACCCTCGGCCCGGTCACGTACAGCACCGCCGTGTTCGCGGGCAAATACCGCAACTTCATCTCGCAGCAGAACATCAGCGGTTCGGGCCGTCCGAACGATCCGCTCATCTTCCAGTACGTGAACTTCAGTCGCGCCAGCATTCAGGGCTGGGAAGGCCGCGCCACATGGGCGCTCAAGGGCGGCGTCACCCTGCGTACCGCCATGGCCTACACGCACGGTACGACGGAGGACGACGGCGCCCCGAGCCAGCCGCTCAACACCATCAATCCCTTCTCGATGGTCGTGGGCGTGCGCTACGAGCCGAACAGCACGTGGTTCGCGCAGGCCGACCTGATGTTCCAGGCCGCCAAGTCGCAAAGCCAGATCGCGAAGTCCTGTACGGCAGGCACGCAGCAGAACCAGAGCTGTTGGGCACCGCCCTCGTCGATCGTGCTCGACCTGTCGGGCGGGTATCACATCAACAAAAACGCGACGATTTATGCCGGTATCTACAACGTGTTCGACCGCAAGTACTGGAACTGGTCGGACGTCCGTAACCTCGCCGAGAACTCGACCGTCAAGGACGCGTATTCGGCCCCGGGCCGCAGCGCGGCTGTGAGCCTGAAGCTTCAGTACTGA
- a CDS encoding indolepyruvate ferredoxin oxidoreductase family protein, which translates to MRAALATTTANPLAHPDYQLSDALTARKGQIFLTGTQALVRILLMQHQLDAARGLNTAGFISGYRGSPLGGVDQQLWKAKKLLDAANVKFLPAINEELGGTAVMGTQRVEADPERTVEGVFGMWYGKGPGVDRAGDALKHGNAYGASRHGGVLVVAGDDHGCVSSSMPHQSDFTMMSWSMPVLNPADIGELVEFGLYGYALSRFSGAWAGLKAISETVESRGTVDLDKIRTDWAEPLDYVAPAGGLHNRWPDLPSLALEARLADKLDAVRAFSRVNSIDKWIAPAPGADIGIVTCGKAHLDLMETLRRLDITVDDLAAAGVRIYKVGLSFPLDMSRLDTFVAGLKEVLVIEEKGPVVEQQIKQYLYNRTTGARPVVLGKTDAEGRALLSALGELRPSRVLPVFAEWLAKHRPMLDRRERVVDLVAHDILSNAADGVRRVPYFCSGCPHNTSTKVPEGSIAQAGIGCHFMASWMDRDTTGLIQMGGEGVDWAAHSHFTKRPHVFQNLGDGTYFHSGLLAIRQAVASKANITYKILYNDAVAMTGGQPVDGSISVPQIARQVEAEGIAKLVVVSDEPQKYVGHEGQFPKGTTFHHRSELDAVQRELREIPGATVLIYDQTCAAEKRRRRKKNEFPNPDRRLFINEAVCEGCGDCGVASNCLSVEPVETAMGRKRRIDQSSCNKDFSCVNGFCPSFVSVKGAQLKKALAAAFDQAAFEGRLNALPQPPALAGDAPFDIMVTGVGGTGVVTIGALITMAAHLEGKSASVLDFMGFAQKGGAVLSFVRFANTPQALNQVRIDTQQADVLLACDMVVGASADALQTVRRDRTRVVVNTHAIPNASFVQNPDANLHADALLEKMRHAAGNDKLDACDAQALAQRFLGDTMGSNIIMLGYAWQLGLVPVSLHALQRAIELNNVAVPMNQLALAIGRLAADDPAALTETTARAVHAPVHAPVADDMTFDALVAHRVDLLTQYQSAAYASQFTAFVKRVADAETRVAGAPGRLSRAVATQLSRLMAYKDEYEVARLYAQTAFTDALGETFEGKPGSDFRLEFHMAPPLIARGKDGGVPKKVTIGPWLWPVLRGMAKLRGLRGGALDVFGYTLERRMERQLIADYRTTVERALAVLATDTLPDVVALAEAPAKIRGYGHVKLANLAAAKRIEATIAGRLGIAPATGDAVEQALAHARSNGKTLAGIPVVTSR; encoded by the coding sequence ATGCGCGCCGCGCTTGCGACGACCACGGCCAACCCCCTGGCCCATCCCGATTACCAGCTCTCCGACGCCCTGACCGCGCGCAAAGGCCAGATCTTTCTGACCGGCACGCAGGCGCTCGTGCGCATTCTGCTCATGCAGCATCAACTGGATGCCGCGCGCGGCCTGAACACCGCCGGCTTCATCAGCGGCTATCGCGGCTCGCCGCTCGGGGGCGTGGACCAGCAACTGTGGAAGGCGAAGAAGCTGCTCGACGCGGCGAACGTCAAGTTCCTGCCTGCCATCAACGAGGAATTGGGCGGTACGGCCGTGATGGGCACGCAGCGTGTGGAGGCCGACCCCGAGCGCACCGTCGAAGGCGTGTTCGGCATGTGGTACGGCAAGGGGCCCGGTGTGGATCGCGCAGGCGACGCGCTCAAGCACGGCAACGCCTATGGCGCATCGCGTCATGGCGGCGTACTCGTCGTGGCGGGTGACGATCATGGTTGCGTGTCGTCGTCGATGCCGCATCAGAGCGATTTCACGATGATGTCGTGGAGCATGCCGGTGCTCAATCCGGCAGACATCGGCGAGCTAGTCGAATTCGGTCTCTACGGCTACGCGCTGTCGCGGTTCTCCGGCGCCTGGGCGGGGCTGAAGGCCATCTCCGAGACGGTCGAGTCGCGTGGCACCGTCGATCTCGACAAGATCCGCACGGACTGGGCCGAACCGCTCGATTACGTCGCGCCGGCCGGTGGCCTGCACAACCGCTGGCCCGACCTGCCCAGCCTGGCCCTCGAAGCGCGTCTGGCGGACAAGCTCGACGCCGTGCGCGCCTTCTCGCGCGTGAACAGCATCGACAAGTGGATCGCGCCCGCGCCCGGCGCCGATATCGGCATCGTGACATGCGGCAAGGCTCACCTCGATCTGATGGAGACGCTGCGCCGTCTGGACATCACGGTCGACGATCTCGCGGCTGCAGGCGTGCGCATCTACAAGGTGGGGCTGTCGTTTCCGCTGGACATGTCGCGTCTTGACACGTTCGTCGCCGGTCTGAAGGAAGTGCTCGTCATCGAGGAAAAGGGTCCGGTCGTCGAACAGCAAATCAAGCAGTACCTGTACAACCGCACGACGGGCGCGCGTCCGGTCGTGCTTGGCAAGACCGATGCCGAAGGCCGCGCATTGCTCTCCGCGCTGGGCGAATTGCGTCCGTCGCGTGTGCTGCCGGTGTTCGCTGAGTGGCTGGCGAAGCATCGCCCGATGCTGGACCGCCGTGAGCGCGTGGTCGATCTCGTCGCCCACGACATCCTGTCGAACGCTGCGGACGGTGTGCGTCGCGTGCCGTATTTCTGCTCGGGTTGTCCGCACAACACGTCGACGAAGGTGCCCGAGGGGTCCATCGCGCAGGCGGGCATCGGCTGCCACTTCATGGCGTCGTGGATGGATCGCGATACCACCGGCCTGATTCAGATGGGCGGCGAGGGTGTGGACTGGGCGGCGCACTCGCACTTCACGAAGCGTCCGCACGTCTTCCAGAACCTGGGCGACGGCACGTACTTCCACTCGGGGCTGCTGGCGATTCGTCAGGCGGTCGCGTCGAAGGCGAACATCACCTACAAGATCCTGTACAACGACGCTGTGGCGATGACCGGCGGCCAGCCTGTCGACGGCTCGATTTCGGTGCCGCAGATCGCGCGTCAGGTGGAAGCCGAAGGCATTGCGAAGCTCGTGGTCGTGAGCGATGAGCCGCAGAAGTACGTCGGCCATGAGGGGCAGTTCCCGAAGGGGACAACGTTCCACCACCGCAGCGAACTCGACGCCGTGCAGCGCGAACTGCGCGAAATTCCCGGCGCGACGGTATTGATCTACGACCAGACGTGCGCGGCGGAAAAGCGTCGTCGTCGCAAGAAAAACGAATTCCCGAATCCGGATCGCCGGCTGTTCATCAACGAAGCCGTCTGCGAAGGTTGCGGCGATTGCGGTGTGGCGTCGAACTGCCTGTCGGTCGAGCCGGTGGAAACGGCCATGGGCCGTAAGCGTCGTATCGACCAATCGTCCTGCAACAAAGACTTCTCCTGTGTGAACGGCTTCTGCCCGAGCTTCGTTTCGGTGAAGGGCGCACAGTTGAAGAAGGCGCTGGCGGCCGCGTTCGATCAGGCGGCTTTCGAGGGACGTCTGAACGCCTTGCCGCAGCCGCCCGCGCTCGCGGGCGACGCGCCGTTCGACATCATGGTCACGGGTGTGGGCGGCACGGGCGTCGTGACGATCGGCGCGCTCATCACGATGGCGGCGCACCTCGAAGGCAAGAGCGCTTCGGTACTCGACTTCATGGGCTTCGCGCAAAAGGGCGGCGCGGTGCTGTCGTTCGTGCGTTTCGCAAACACGCCGCAGGCGCTCAATCAGGTACGCATCGACACGCAGCAGGCCGATGTGCTGCTCGCGTGCGACATGGTCGTGGGTGCGAGCGCCGACGCGTTGCAAACCGTGCGTCGCGACCGCACGCGCGTGGTCGTCAACACGCATGCGATTCCGAACGCATCGTTCGTGCAGAACCCCGACGCGAATCTGCACGCCGATGCGCTGCTGGAGAAGATGCGCCACGCCGCGGGTAACGACAAGCTCGATGCGTGCGACGCGCAGGCGCTTGCCCAGCGCTTCCTCGGCGACACGATGGGTTCGAACATCATCATGCTCGGTTACGCGTGGCAGTTGGGACTCGTGCCGGTGTCGTTGCACGCGCTGCAGCGCGCCATCGAACTGAACAACGTCGCGGTGCCGATGAACCAGCTGGCGTTGGCCATCGGCCGTCTGGCCGCGGACGACCCCGCCGCGTTGACCGAGACGACGGCCAGGGCCGTGCACGCACCGGTGCATGCGCCGGTCGCGGACGACATGACGTTCGACGCGCTCGTCGCCCATCGCGTGGATCTGCTCACGCAATACCAGAGCGCTGCGTATGCATCGCAGTTCACGGCGTTCGTGAAGCGGGTGGCCGATGCGGAGACGCGCGTGGCCGGCGCGCCGGGCCGTCTCTCGCGTGCTGTTGCAACGCAGTTGTCGCGTCTGATGGCGTACAAGGACGAGTACGAAGTCGCGCGTCTGTATGCGCAAACGGCATTTACCGACGCGCTGGGAGAAACCTTCGAAGGCAAGCCGGGCAGCGATTTCCGTCTCGAATTCCATATGGCGCCGCCGCTCATCGCGCGCGGCAAGGACGGCGGCGTGCCGAAGAAGGTCACCATCGGCCCGTGGTTGTGGCCGGTGCTGCGCGGCATGGCGAAGCTGCGCGGTTTGCGCGGCGGTGCGCTCGACGTTTTCGGCTACACGCTGGAGCGCCGCATGGAGCGTCAGTTGATCGCGGACTACCGCACCACCGTGGAACGCGCGCTGGCCGTGCTCGCAACCGATACGCTGCCCGATGTCGTCGCACTGGCTGAAGCCCCGGCGAAGATTCGCGGCTACGGACATGTGAAGCTGGCGAATCTCGCGGCGGCCAAGCGTATCGAAGCGACGATTGCCGGGCGTCTGGGCATCGCGCCCGCCACGGGCGACGCCGTCGAACAGGCCCTTGCGCACGCACGCAGCAACGGCAAGACGCTGGCGGGGATTCCGGTGGTGACGTCGCGTTGA
- a CDS encoding MFS transporter, whose translation MTDSVTWTADLRRWRTLALTQAALGPEIFSMAILVLFFLEYAGFSFAEFSSFTASLFILGWLMEVPAGALADRFGRKRCLILGNAIYCAAMLLLIVAKASVPLAVIALMYAAGSSLASGTFQAMMYEAFAARDAIPAFHAVVARTTGVGLWSAAAAAAIGGWMASYSLVLPLMLDAIVLAGLTLFLLWRVPVQPPHTINAREAQTFSHMLGSALQVAVSSRTWCLLALGFAVTFACIRASFNTYQPLMLGAGIPVEYFGMTFSALVVVGGIVASLFSKAPKAWLDSGTVDFAIVALFMAALAPLFLPATSPIALLASIAAHQLIRGIFPSYYSYRLNREIPEALSARTTMLSIANLIRALFTAATVYGVGELTQVYDFASAYRWLNVGALVALTLLVVTIRWPQSHAAAAHTSNR comes from the coding sequence ATGACCGATAGCGTCACGTGGACTGCGGATCTTCGCCGTTGGCGAACGCTTGCGCTCACGCAAGCCGCACTCGGCCCGGAGATTTTCTCGATGGCCATTCTCGTCCTGTTTTTCCTCGAATACGCCGGGTTCAGTTTCGCCGAATTCAGTTCGTTCACTGCGAGCCTCTTCATTCTGGGTTGGTTAATGGAGGTACCCGCGGGCGCTCTCGCGGACCGATTCGGGCGGAAGCGGTGCCTTATCCTCGGAAATGCCATCTACTGCGCGGCCATGCTCTTGCTTATCGTCGCGAAAGCCAGCGTGCCGCTGGCCGTCATAGCGTTGATGTACGCGGCAGGTAGCAGCCTTGCGAGCGGGACGTTTCAGGCAATGATGTATGAGGCGTTCGCCGCGCGTGATGCGATTCCGGCGTTTCACGCGGTCGTGGCGCGCACCACCGGTGTGGGCTTGTGGAGCGCAGCCGCAGCGGCCGCCATCGGTGGATGGATGGCGAGCTACTCGCTCGTGCTGCCCCTCATGCTGGATGCGATTGTGCTGGCGGGTCTGACCTTGTTTCTGCTTTGGCGCGTGCCCGTGCAACCGCCCCACACGATCAACGCAAGAGAAGCTCAGACCTTTTCCCATATGCTTGGCTCGGCATTGCAGGTTGCCGTGTCTTCCCGGACATGGTGTTTGCTGGCATTGGGCTTCGCGGTCACGTTTGCGTGCATTCGAGCGTCATTCAATACCTATCAACCTCTCATGCTCGGCGCGGGAATACCGGTCGAATACTTCGGAATGACGTTCAGCGCGCTGGTCGTGGTCGGCGGGATCGTCGCCAGTCTCTTCAGCAAGGCGCCGAAGGCCTGGCTTGACAGCGGCACTGTTGACTTTGCGATCGTGGCGCTGTTTATGGCGGCGCTCGCCCCTTTGTTCTTGCCTGCGACGTCGCCCATAGCGCTATTGGCCAGCATCGCCGCCCATCAGTTGATCCGGGGCATTTTTCCTTCGTACTACAGCTATCGCCTAAACCGCGAAATCCCGGAAGCGCTGTCGGCACGCACGACCATGCTTTCCATAGCCAACCTGATTCGTGCCCTTTTCACGGCCGCAACGGTCTACGGGGTGGGTGAACTGACGCAAGTCTATGATTTTGCATCGGCTTACCGTTGGCTGAACGTTGGCGCGCTTGTGGCGCTGACTCTCCTTGTCGTCACCATCCGCTGGCCACAATCCCATGCTGCCGCTGCCCATACCTCAAACCGTTAG
- the trpS gene encoding tryptophan--tRNA ligase gives MSVSKAPADRKVILTGDRPTGPLHLGHYVGSLENRVEYQHEYKQFILVADAQALTDNTDDEGKGRDKVRRNVSEVALDYLAVGIDPDVTTICVQTWLPELTELTFYYLNLVTVARLERNPTVKQEINLRNFERDIPAGFLTYPVSQAADITAFRATLVPVGEDQLPMIEQTNEIVRRLNRMANREILTEAKALVPPIGRLPGIDGKAKMSKSLGNVINISSTPDEIRAAVKKCYTDPLHLKVEDPGHLEGNVAFAYLDAFDQDKEGLQALKDHYVRGGLADSKVKARLEERLQEMLRPMRERREQYAKHPDYVWDMLRAGTERARETVSQTLDDVRSVFVTPGWKK, from the coding sequence ATGAGTGTTTCGAAGGCGCCTGCGGATCGCAAGGTGATCCTCACGGGTGACCGTCCGACGGGCCCGCTGCATCTGGGCCATTACGTCGGTAGTCTGGAAAACCGGGTTGAGTACCAGCACGAGTACAAGCAATTCATTCTGGTCGCCGACGCTCAGGCGCTGACCGACAATACCGACGACGAAGGCAAGGGCCGCGACAAGGTCCGCCGCAACGTCTCCGAGGTGGCACTCGACTATCTGGCCGTCGGCATCGACCCGGATGTCACGACCATCTGTGTGCAGACATGGCTGCCCGAACTGACCGAACTCACGTTCTATTACCTGAACCTGGTCACCGTGGCGCGTCTGGAGCGCAATCCGACCGTCAAGCAGGAAATCAACCTGCGCAACTTCGAGCGGGATATTCCGGCCGGCTTCCTCACGTATCCCGTGAGCCAGGCCGCCGACATCACGGCGTTCCGGGCAACGCTGGTGCCGGTGGGCGAAGACCAGTTGCCGATGATCGAACAGACCAACGAAATCGTACGGCGTCTGAATCGCATGGCAAATCGCGAGATCCTGACCGAAGCGAAGGCGCTCGTGCCGCCCATCGGTCGTCTGCCGGGTATCGACGGCAAGGCCAAGATGAGCAAGTCGCTGGGCAACGTCATCAACATCTCGTCGACGCCGGACGAAATCCGCGCCGCCGTGAAGAAGTGCTACACCGACCCGCTGCACCTGAAGGTCGAAGACCCCGGCCATCTGGAAGGCAACGTGGCGTTTGCCTACCTCGACGCTTTCGATCAGGACAAGGAAGGCCTGCAAGCCCTCAAGGATCACTACGTGCGCGGCGGCCTGGCCGACTCGAAGGTCAAGGCGCGCCTCGAAGAGCGCTTGCAGGAAATGCTGCGTCCGATGCGCGAGCGTCGCGAGCAGTATGCGAAGCATCCGGACTATGTGTGGGACATGCTGCGCGCCGGCACCGAACGTGCGCGCGAGACCGTCTCGCAAACGCTCGACGATGTGCGCTCCGTGTTCGTCACGCCGGGTTGGAAGAAGTAA